One segment of Nothobranchius furzeri strain GRZ-AD chromosome 13, NfurGRZ-RIMD1, whole genome shotgun sequence DNA contains the following:
- the inpp5ka gene encoding inositol polyphosphate 5-phosphatase Ka isoform X3, with protein MEKDHSERQDFRLHLVTWNVATADPPEDVAALLHLNSPKRADLYVIGLQEVYSGLLRFVSDMMFDDPWTHRLMSTLAPLNYVKVSSIRMQGLVLLCFSKLEHVPFIRDIQTTYTRTGIFGYWGNKGGVSIRLSLYGHMVCFLNCHLTAHMNYATERVDEFEYIMDSQTFDCKKASRISDHRLVFWFGDLNFRIQDHGMHFVRSCINKQTYSLLWSNDQLIMLKKKEALLQDFEEGPLDFQPTYKFDLNSDTYDSSLYRTWFDLYGKKRKPAWTDRILWRVQPKAPSPEEQGENCVGISQTKMKQLEEDEEYPLKVRQDFYTSSMEYRISDHKPVIGIFTLELRKMYTSPLVRLQAEGDWSADMDSMVLCCPVQPFPSSTWDWIGLYKVGFSSVSDYITYAWVKDGEVAFNQEVTQVFFSKEEIPVRGAECVLCYYCHSLRCIIGVSEPFKVHESKVALEEGLLLGRMD; from the exons ATGGAGAAGGACCACAGCGAGAGGCAAGACTTCCG GCTTCACCTAGTGACGTGGAACGTGGCCACAGCTGATCCTCCAGAAGATGTGGCTGCTCTTCTTCACCTGAATTCACCCAAAAGAGCCGACCTCTACGTCATCGG TCTGCAGGAGGTCTACTCAGGACTGCTGAGGTTTGTGTCTGATATGATGTTCGATGACCCGTGGACTCACCGGTTGATGTCCACCTTAGCTCCGCTGAATTATGTAAAG GTATCTTCTATCAGAATGCAGGGTTTGGTGCTGCTCTGCTTCTCTAAACTGGAGCATGTCCCCTTCATCAGAGACATCCAGACCACCTACACACGCACAGGCATCTTTGGCTACTGG GGTAACAAAGGTGGCGTGTCTATCCGCCTGTCCCTTTATGGTCACATGGTCTGCTTCCTCAACTGCCACCTGACGGCTCACATGAACTATGCCACAGAAAGAGTGGATGAGTTTGAGTACATCATGGACTCGCAGACCTTTGACTGTAAGAAGGCGTCGAGAATATCTGATCACAG ACTGGTGTTCTGGTTTGGAGATCTGAACTTCAGGATACAAGATCATGGCATGCACTTTGTCCGCTCCTGCATCAACAAGCAGACCTACAGCCTGCTGTGGAGCAATGACCAG TTGATCATGTTGAAGAAGAAAGAAGCGTTGCTGCAGGACTTTGAGGAAGGACCGCTGGACTTCCAGCCCACGTACAAGTTTGACTTGAACTCTGACACCTATGACAGCAG CCTCtacaggacatggtttgacttgtA TGGGAAGAAGAGGAAACCCGCCTGGACCGACAGGATTTTGTGGCGGGTCCAACCCAAAGCTCCTTCCCCTGAAGAGCAAGGTGAGAACTGTGTTGGGATCAGTCAGACGAAGATGAAGCAGTTGGAAGAGGATGAGGAGTACCCTCTGAAGGTCAGACAGGACTTTTACACCAGCAGCATGGAGTACAGGATCAGTGATCACAAACCTGTCATCGGCATCTTCACGCTGGAG CTCAGGAAGATGTACACGTCCCCTCTGGTGCGTCTGCAGGCTGAAGGTGACTGGAGCGCTGACATGGACTCCATGGTCCTCTGCTGTCCCGTGCAGCCATTCCCCTCCAGTACCTGGGACTGGATTGGACTCTACAAG GTTGGATTCAGCAGTGTGTCTGACTACATCACATACGCGTGGGTGAAGGACGGTGAGGTGGCTTTTAACCAGGAAGTGACCCAG GTGTTCTTCAGTAAAGAGGAGATCCCAGTGAGAGGAGCAGAGTGTGTTCTGTGTTACTACTGTCATTCTCTGCGCTgcatcatcggcgtcagcgagccATTTAAA
- the inpp5ka gene encoding inositol polyphosphate 5-phosphatase Ka isoform X2, translating to MDDARWLLGSVGRVRSNTLSSDATQSTGSKLALCHQLSQLMTCVDDLDPKTELHEKMVRTLDSAFLVCSRRANKPKKDRLRLHLVTWNVATADPPEDVAALLHLNSPKRADLYVIGLQEVYSGLLRFVSDMMFDDPWTHRLMSTLAPLNYVKVSSIRMQGLVLLCFSKLEHVPFIRDIQTTYTRTGIFGYWGNKGGVSIRLSLYGHMVCFLNCHLTAHMNYATERVDEFEYIMDSQTFDCKKASRISDHRLVFWFGDLNFRIQDHGMHFVRSCINKQTYSLLWSNDQLIMLKKKEALLQDFEEGPLDFQPTYKFDLNSDTYDSSGKKRKPAWTDRILWRVQPKAPSPEEQGENCVGISQTKMKQLEEDEEYPLKVRQDFYTSSMEYRISDHKPVIGIFTLELRKMYTSPLVRLQAEGDWSADMDSMVLCCPVQPFPSSTWDWIGLYKVGFSSVSDYITYAWVKDGEVAFNQEVTQVFFSKEEIPVRGAECVLCYYCHSLRCIIGVSEPFKVHESKVALEEGLLLGRMD from the exons ATGGATGATGCCAGGTGGCTGTTGGGTTCTGTTGGACGCGTCCGCAGCAACACCCTTTCATCCGATGCCACACAGTCAACAGGAAGTAAACTGGCTCTGTGCCATCAGCTCAGCCAGCTCATGACCTGTGTGGACGATCTGGACCCCAAAACTGAGCTGCATGAGAAAATGGTCAGGACCCTGGACAGCGCCTTCCTGGTCTGCTCGAGACGAGCCAACAAGCCAAAGAAGGACCGACTCAG GCTTCACCTAGTGACGTGGAACGTGGCCACAGCTGATCCTCCAGAAGATGTGGCTGCTCTTCTTCACCTGAATTCACCCAAAAGAGCCGACCTCTACGTCATCGG TCTGCAGGAGGTCTACTCAGGACTGCTGAGGTTTGTGTCTGATATGATGTTCGATGACCCGTGGACTCACCGGTTGATGTCCACCTTAGCTCCGCTGAATTATGTAAAG GTATCTTCTATCAGAATGCAGGGTTTGGTGCTGCTCTGCTTCTCTAAACTGGAGCATGTCCCCTTCATCAGAGACATCCAGACCACCTACACACGCACAGGCATCTTTGGCTACTGG GGTAACAAAGGTGGCGTGTCTATCCGCCTGTCCCTTTATGGTCACATGGTCTGCTTCCTCAACTGCCACCTGACGGCTCACATGAACTATGCCACAGAAAGAGTGGATGAGTTTGAGTACATCATGGACTCGCAGACCTTTGACTGTAAGAAGGCGTCGAGAATATCTGATCACAG ACTGGTGTTCTGGTTTGGAGATCTGAACTTCAGGATACAAGATCATGGCATGCACTTTGTCCGCTCCTGCATCAACAAGCAGACCTACAGCCTGCTGTGGAGCAATGACCAG TTGATCATGTTGAAGAAGAAAGAAGCGTTGCTGCAGGACTTTGAGGAAGGACCGCTGGACTTCCAGCCCACGTACAAGTTTGACTTGAACTCTGACACCTATGACAGCAG TGGGAAGAAGAGGAAACCCGCCTGGACCGACAGGATTTTGTGGCGGGTCCAACCCAAAGCTCCTTCCCCTGAAGAGCAAGGTGAGAACTGTGTTGGGATCAGTCAGACGAAGATGAAGCAGTTGGAAGAGGATGAGGAGTACCCTCTGAAGGTCAGACAGGACTTTTACACCAGCAGCATGGAGTACAGGATCAGTGATCACAAACCTGTCATCGGCATCTTCACGCTGGAG CTCAGGAAGATGTACACGTCCCCTCTGGTGCGTCTGCAGGCTGAAGGTGACTGGAGCGCTGACATGGACTCCATGGTCCTCTGCTGTCCCGTGCAGCCATTCCCCTCCAGTACCTGGGACTGGATTGGACTCTACAAG GTTGGATTCAGCAGTGTGTCTGACTACATCACATACGCGTGGGTGAAGGACGGTGAGGTGGCTTTTAACCAGGAAGTGACCCAG GTGTTCTTCAGTAAAGAGGAGATCCCAGTGAGAGGAGCAGAGTGTGTTCTGTGTTACTACTGTCATTCTCTGCGCTgcatcatcggcgtcagcgagccATTTAAA
- the inpp5ka gene encoding inositol polyphosphate 5-phosphatase Ka isoform X1 has translation MDDARWLLGSVGRVRSNTLSSDATQSTGSKLALCHQLSQLMTCVDDLDPKTELHEKMVRTLDSAFLVCSRRANKPKKDRLRLHLVTWNVATADPPEDVAALLHLNSPKRADLYVIGLQEVYSGLLRFVSDMMFDDPWTHRLMSTLAPLNYVKVSSIRMQGLVLLCFSKLEHVPFIRDIQTTYTRTGIFGYWGNKGGVSIRLSLYGHMVCFLNCHLTAHMNYATERVDEFEYIMDSQTFDCKKASRISDHRLVFWFGDLNFRIQDHGMHFVRSCINKQTYSLLWSNDQLIMLKKKEALLQDFEEGPLDFQPTYKFDLNSDTYDSSLYRTWFDLYGKKRKPAWTDRILWRVQPKAPSPEEQGENCVGISQTKMKQLEEDEEYPLKVRQDFYTSSMEYRISDHKPVIGIFTLELRKMYTSPLVRLQAEGDWSADMDSMVLCCPVQPFPSSTWDWIGLYKVGFSSVSDYITYAWVKDGEVAFNQEVTQVFFSKEEIPVRGAECVLCYYCHSLRCIIGVSEPFKVHESKVALEEGLLLGRMD, from the exons ATGGATGATGCCAGGTGGCTGTTGGGTTCTGTTGGACGCGTCCGCAGCAACACCCTTTCATCCGATGCCACACAGTCAACAGGAAGTAAACTGGCTCTGTGCCATCAGCTCAGCCAGCTCATGACCTGTGTGGACGATCTGGACCCCAAAACTGAGCTGCATGAGAAAATGGTCAGGACCCTGGACAGCGCCTTCCTGGTCTGCTCGAGACGAGCCAACAAGCCAAAGAAGGACCGACTCAG GCTTCACCTAGTGACGTGGAACGTGGCCACAGCTGATCCTCCAGAAGATGTGGCTGCTCTTCTTCACCTGAATTCACCCAAAAGAGCCGACCTCTACGTCATCGG TCTGCAGGAGGTCTACTCAGGACTGCTGAGGTTTGTGTCTGATATGATGTTCGATGACCCGTGGACTCACCGGTTGATGTCCACCTTAGCTCCGCTGAATTATGTAAAG GTATCTTCTATCAGAATGCAGGGTTTGGTGCTGCTCTGCTTCTCTAAACTGGAGCATGTCCCCTTCATCAGAGACATCCAGACCACCTACACACGCACAGGCATCTTTGGCTACTGG GGTAACAAAGGTGGCGTGTCTATCCGCCTGTCCCTTTATGGTCACATGGTCTGCTTCCTCAACTGCCACCTGACGGCTCACATGAACTATGCCACAGAAAGAGTGGATGAGTTTGAGTACATCATGGACTCGCAGACCTTTGACTGTAAGAAGGCGTCGAGAATATCTGATCACAG ACTGGTGTTCTGGTTTGGAGATCTGAACTTCAGGATACAAGATCATGGCATGCACTTTGTCCGCTCCTGCATCAACAAGCAGACCTACAGCCTGCTGTGGAGCAATGACCAG TTGATCATGTTGAAGAAGAAAGAAGCGTTGCTGCAGGACTTTGAGGAAGGACCGCTGGACTTCCAGCCCACGTACAAGTTTGACTTGAACTCTGACACCTATGACAGCAG CCTCtacaggacatggtttgacttgtA TGGGAAGAAGAGGAAACCCGCCTGGACCGACAGGATTTTGTGGCGGGTCCAACCCAAAGCTCCTTCCCCTGAAGAGCAAGGTGAGAACTGTGTTGGGATCAGTCAGACGAAGATGAAGCAGTTGGAAGAGGATGAGGAGTACCCTCTGAAGGTCAGACAGGACTTTTACACCAGCAGCATGGAGTACAGGATCAGTGATCACAAACCTGTCATCGGCATCTTCACGCTGGAG CTCAGGAAGATGTACACGTCCCCTCTGGTGCGTCTGCAGGCTGAAGGTGACTGGAGCGCTGACATGGACTCCATGGTCCTCTGCTGTCCCGTGCAGCCATTCCCCTCCAGTACCTGGGACTGGATTGGACTCTACAAG GTTGGATTCAGCAGTGTGTCTGACTACATCACATACGCGTGGGTGAAGGACGGTGAGGTGGCTTTTAACCAGGAAGTGACCCAG GTGTTCTTCAGTAAAGAGGAGATCCCAGTGAGAGGAGCAGAGTGTGTTCTGTGTTACTACTGTCATTCTCTGCGCTgcatcatcggcgtcagcgagccATTTAAA
- the inpp5ka gene encoding inositol polyphosphate 5-phosphatase Ka isoform X4: MMFDDPWTHRLMSTLAPLNYVKVSSIRMQGLVLLCFSKLEHVPFIRDIQTTYTRTGIFGYWGNKGGVSIRLSLYGHMVCFLNCHLTAHMNYATERVDEFEYIMDSQTFDCKKASRISDHRLVFWFGDLNFRIQDHGMHFVRSCINKQTYSLLWSNDQLIMLKKKEALLQDFEEGPLDFQPTYKFDLNSDTYDSSLYRTWFDLYGKKRKPAWTDRILWRVQPKAPSPEEQGENCVGISQTKMKQLEEDEEYPLKVRQDFYTSSMEYRISDHKPVIGIFTLELRKMYTSPLVRLQAEGDWSADMDSMVLCCPVQPFPSSTWDWIGLYKVGFSSVSDYITYAWVKDGEVAFNQEVTQVFFSKEEIPVRGAECVLCYYCHSLRCIIGVSEPFKVHESKVALEEGLLLGRMD, translated from the exons ATGATGTTCGATGACCCGTGGACTCACCGGTTGATGTCCACCTTAGCTCCGCTGAATTATGTAAAG GTATCTTCTATCAGAATGCAGGGTTTGGTGCTGCTCTGCTTCTCTAAACTGGAGCATGTCCCCTTCATCAGAGACATCCAGACCACCTACACACGCACAGGCATCTTTGGCTACTGG GGTAACAAAGGTGGCGTGTCTATCCGCCTGTCCCTTTATGGTCACATGGTCTGCTTCCTCAACTGCCACCTGACGGCTCACATGAACTATGCCACAGAAAGAGTGGATGAGTTTGAGTACATCATGGACTCGCAGACCTTTGACTGTAAGAAGGCGTCGAGAATATCTGATCACAG ACTGGTGTTCTGGTTTGGAGATCTGAACTTCAGGATACAAGATCATGGCATGCACTTTGTCCGCTCCTGCATCAACAAGCAGACCTACAGCCTGCTGTGGAGCAATGACCAG TTGATCATGTTGAAGAAGAAAGAAGCGTTGCTGCAGGACTTTGAGGAAGGACCGCTGGACTTCCAGCCCACGTACAAGTTTGACTTGAACTCTGACACCTATGACAGCAG CCTCtacaggacatggtttgacttgtA TGGGAAGAAGAGGAAACCCGCCTGGACCGACAGGATTTTGTGGCGGGTCCAACCCAAAGCTCCTTCCCCTGAAGAGCAAGGTGAGAACTGTGTTGGGATCAGTCAGACGAAGATGAAGCAGTTGGAAGAGGATGAGGAGTACCCTCTGAAGGTCAGACAGGACTTTTACACCAGCAGCATGGAGTACAGGATCAGTGATCACAAACCTGTCATCGGCATCTTCACGCTGGAG CTCAGGAAGATGTACACGTCCCCTCTGGTGCGTCTGCAGGCTGAAGGTGACTGGAGCGCTGACATGGACTCCATGGTCCTCTGCTGTCCCGTGCAGCCATTCCCCTCCAGTACCTGGGACTGGATTGGACTCTACAAG GTTGGATTCAGCAGTGTGTCTGACTACATCACATACGCGTGGGTGAAGGACGGTGAGGTGGCTTTTAACCAGGAAGTGACCCAG GTGTTCTTCAGTAAAGAGGAGATCCCAGTGAGAGGAGCAGAGTGTGTTCTGTGTTACTACTGTCATTCTCTGCGCTgcatcatcggcgtcagcgagccATTTAAA